A stretch of the Chitinivibrionales bacterium genome encodes the following:
- the pheS gene encoding phenylalanine--tRNA ligase subunit alpha, producing MAQEETYTLDALEELRKNVFSELDDAQDAQSLEAFRIKYLGKKGILRNLLKGLKNLPVDQRKEFGAQANKLRSEVEERFSAKTEKKEAGAQKSATAFDSTLPGYPFPQGSIHPLTRIRNQIRDIFITMGFDVAYGPDVESDYYNFAALNFPPYHPARDMQDTFTVSPEVVLRTHTSPVQIRVMEKQKPPLRYIMPGRVYRHEEISSRSYCIFHQIEGLYVDRNVSFSDLKGTLLGFARRFFDDKTQIKIRPSFFPFTEPSVEIDVECFLCKGAGCPVCKQSGWLEILGAGMVHPNVLASGGIDSDIYTGFAFGMGLERIALLKYTIDDIRLFFENDIRFLKQF from the coding sequence ATGGCACAGGAGGAAACCTACACGCTCGATGCCCTGGAGGAGCTTCGAAAGAATGTCTTTTCCGAACTCGATGATGCACAGGATGCCCAATCCCTGGAAGCGTTCCGGATAAAGTATCTGGGCAAAAAAGGAATTCTGCGCAATCTTTTAAAGGGCCTTAAAAACCTTCCGGTAGATCAGCGTAAGGAGTTCGGTGCACAGGCAAACAAGCTCCGCTCCGAGGTCGAAGAACGGTTTTCTGCAAAGACCGAAAAGAAAGAAGCGGGGGCTCAAAAGTCTGCAACGGCTTTCGATTCTACCCTTCCGGGCTATCCTTTTCCTCAGGGAAGTATCCATCCGCTGACCCGTATCCGCAATCAGATTCGCGACATTTTTATCACGATGGGCTTTGATGTTGCCTATGGTCCTGATGTTGAGAGCGATTACTATAATTTTGCGGCGCTCAACTTTCCGCCTTATCATCCGGCGCGGGATATGCAGGATACCTTCACGGTCTCTCCCGAAGTGGTACTGAGGACCCATACCTCACCGGTCCAGATCCGGGTAATGGAGAAGCAGAAGCCACCGCTCCGGTATATCATGCCCGGACGGGTCTACCGTCATGAAGAAATCAGCTCGCGCAGCTATTGCATATTTCATCAGATTGAAGGGCTGTATGTCGACCGCAATGTCTCTTTTTCGGACCTGAAAGGTACCCTGCTCGGCTTTGCCCGTCGTTTTTTCGATGATAAAACGCAGATAAAAATCCGTCCGAGTTTTTTTCCTTTTACCGAGCCTAGTGTTGAAATCGATGTCGAATGTTTTCTCTGCAAAGGCGCGGGATGCCCGGTTTGTAAGCAGAGCGGGTGGCTTGAGATTCTCGGTGCGGGAATGGTTCATCCCAATGTCCTTGCTTCCGGAGGGATCGACAGCGACATCTATACCGGCTTTGCATTCGGCATGGGTCTCGAACGCATTGCGCTTCTGAAATATACCATTGATGATATTCGTCTGTTTTTTGAAAATGACATTCGTTTCCTGAAACAATTTTAA